In one Thermaerobacter sp. PB12/4term genomic region, the following are encoded:
- a CDS encoding prolipoprotein diacylglyceryl transferase: MEVNWDPVLIQIGPLAIRWYGFFMAVSMAAGLYVLVRDGIRRGYDEEFLYNVSALIIVGGIVGARLVYVLTNPGDYFAPGRYGEIIRVDHGGLSLHGALLGGGLAGWWYIRRRLPGPAWPHFQRLLDLAVPGVAIGYMLVRIGNLFNGEVLGNFTTALPFPRHPVQLYASAAGLGLLLLHHRLARRRPPAGYLFWSFLYYYQWWRVAVEETVRDAPIAWPVYANPAYGIEILTVTQVTTWPLLVLAWWLRKRSLEQDIDPAWEPGEGAGLDYGTEDGREGER; this comes from the coding sequence GTGGAAGTCAACTGGGACCCCGTATTGATTCAGATCGGCCCCCTGGCCATCCGCTGGTACGGGTTCTTCATGGCGGTGTCCATGGCCGCGGGCCTGTACGTGCTGGTGCGGGACGGTATCCGGCGGGGCTACGACGAGGAGTTCCTCTACAACGTCAGCGCGCTGATCATCGTCGGCGGGATCGTGGGCGCCCGCCTGGTCTACGTGCTGACCAATCCGGGCGATTACTTCGCTCCCGGCCGCTACGGCGAGATCATCCGGGTCGACCACGGCGGGCTCTCCCTGCACGGCGCCCTGCTGGGCGGCGGCCTGGCCGGCTGGTGGTACATCCGTCGCCGGCTGCCGGGGCCGGCCTGGCCCCATTTCCAGCGCCTGCTGGACCTGGCGGTGCCGGGCGTGGCCATCGGCTACATGCTGGTGCGCATCGGCAACCTGTTCAACGGCGAGGTGCTGGGCAACTTCACCACCGCCCTGCCCTTTCCCCGCCACCCCGTCCAGCTCTACGCCTCGGCGGCAGGGCTCGGGCTCCTGCTCCTGCACCACCGGCTGGCGCGCCGCCGGCCTCCCGCCGGTTACCTCTTCTGGAGCTTTCTCTACTACTACCAGTGGTGGCGGGTGGCGGTGGAAGAAACGGTGCGGGACGCCCCCATCGCCTGGCCCGTCTACGCCAACCCGGCCTACGGCATCGAAATCCTGACCGTCACCCAGGTGACCACCTGGCCGCTGCTGGTCCTGGCCTGGTGGCTGCGCAAGCGGTCCCTGGAACAGGACATCGATCCGGCCTGGGAGCCCGGAGAAGGGGCGGGGCTGGATTACGGCACGGAAGACGGCAGGGAAGGCGAGCGGTAG
- a CDS encoding helix-turn-helix domain-containing protein has protein sequence MDDLGGRLRRIRESRNLSIYEVERRTGMHFSTISKYERNERQPSLDVLRELAALYEVPVSVFLTDRLALETLLPQPLAGLALQLLDRPALAEACQRLATLEDQQLEAVAEFLDRVGLTGRGRGTTGGRRRGGTLYPRPRGGPRLSGDSRSLAPSGPEAHGAPEADTAAEAEPAEAAPGAGQPSPPGAPPPPPGGPAPGGMPGGSSPGGAPGEEPGPSG, from the coding sequence GTGGACGACCTGGGAGGCCGCTTGCGCCGCATCCGCGAGAGCCGCAACCTCAGCATCTACGAGGTGGAGCGGCGGACGGGGATGCATTTCTCGACCATCAGCAAATACGAGCGCAACGAACGGCAACCCAGCCTGGACGTGCTGCGGGAGCTGGCGGCCCTCTACGAAGTGCCCGTTTCGGTCTTCCTGACGGACCGGCTGGCGCTGGAGACCCTGCTGCCTCAGCCGCTGGCGGGACTGGCGCTCCAGTTGCTGGACCGGCCGGCCCTGGCCGAGGCGTGCCAGCGGCTCGCCACCCTGGAGGACCAGCAGCTGGAGGCGGTGGCGGAGTTTCTCGACCGGGTGGGACTCACCGGGCGGGGGCGCGGGACCACCGGCGGCCGCCGCCGGGGAGGCACCCTGTACCCGCGCCCGCGGGGCGGACCCCGCCTGAGCGGCGACTCCCGTTCGCTCGCCCCTTCCGGCCCGGAGGCACATGGAGCCCCGGAGGCGGACACGGCGGCGGAAGCGGAGCCGGCGGAAGCTGCGCCGGGAGCGGGCCAGCCCTCACCACCGGGCGCCCCGCCCCCGCCACCGGGCGGCCCGGCGCCGGGCGGGATGCCGGGCGGCTCGTCTCCGGGCGGGGCACCGGGCGAAGAACCCGGTCCCTCCGGCTGA
- the pruA gene encoding L-glutamate gamma-semialdehyde dehydrogenase, whose translation MPVPEFRNEPLTDFTQPAAHQAMTEALARVRAEFGRHYPLWIGGRAVDTPERIVSYNPGRKTEVVGTVARASREHAEQALAAAWEAFGPWSRLSAAARAAVLFRAAAIMRRRKLELAAWEVYEAGKTWPEADADVAEAIDFLEYYGRQALRLEEPQPLTPLAGEFNEAFYIPLGAGLVVPPWNFPLAILTGTTVGPVVAGNTVVLKPASNTPIIAAKFMEIMIEAGIPAGVINFLPGPGPEVGDYLVAHPRTRFINFTGSMEVGLRIYEQAARRQPGQIWLKRVVAEMGGKDAIIVDDSADLEDAASGIVTSAFGFQGQKCSACSRAIVVDRVYDEVLRRVVEKTQQLRVGQADDPATQVGPVIDHAAFQKIMRYIEIGRGEGRLVAGGQGDDREGYFIQPTVFADVDGRATIAQEEIFGPVVAFIRARDFDHALALANDTMYGLTGSVYARDRYKLERAKREFHVGNLYFNRKCTGALVGVHPFGGWNMSGTDAKAGGPDYLLWFLQPKAVSERL comes from the coding sequence ATGCCCGTGCCGGAATTCCGCAACGAGCCGCTCACGGACTTTACCCAGCCGGCCGCGCACCAGGCCATGACCGAGGCCCTGGCCCGGGTGCGGGCGGAGTTCGGCCGCCACTATCCCCTCTGGATCGGCGGCCGGGCGGTCGACACGCCGGAGCGCATCGTCTCGTACAACCCGGGCCGCAAGACGGAAGTGGTGGGGACGGTGGCCCGGGCCAGCCGCGAGCATGCCGAGCAGGCCCTGGCCGCCGCCTGGGAAGCCTTCGGACCCTGGAGCCGCCTCTCGGCGGCCGCCCGGGCGGCCGTGCTCTTCCGGGCCGCCGCCATCATGCGCCGGCGCAAGCTGGAGCTGGCGGCGTGGGAGGTCTACGAGGCCGGCAAGACCTGGCCGGAGGCCGACGCCGACGTGGCCGAGGCCATCGACTTCCTCGAGTACTACGGGCGGCAAGCCTTGCGGCTGGAGGAACCGCAGCCCCTGACGCCCCTGGCCGGGGAGTTCAACGAGGCCTTCTACATCCCCCTGGGAGCCGGCCTGGTGGTGCCGCCGTGGAACTTCCCCCTGGCCATCCTGACCGGCACCACCGTGGGTCCGGTGGTGGCGGGCAACACGGTCGTCCTCAAGCCGGCCAGCAACACCCCCATCATCGCGGCCAAGTTCATGGAGATCATGATCGAGGCCGGCATCCCGGCCGGGGTGATCAACTTCCTGCCGGGCCCCGGCCCGGAGGTGGGCGACTACCTGGTGGCCCACCCGCGCACCCGGTTCATCAACTTCACGGGCTCCATGGAGGTCGGCCTGCGCATCTACGAGCAGGCGGCGCGCCGCCAGCCCGGCCAGATCTGGCTGAAGCGGGTCGTGGCCGAGATGGGCGGCAAGGACGCCATCATCGTGGACGACAGCGCCGACCTGGAGGACGCGGCCAGCGGCATCGTGACGTCGGCCTTCGGCTTCCAGGGCCAGAAGTGCTCGGCCTGCTCGCGGGCCATCGTGGTCGACCGCGTCTACGATGAGGTCCTGCGCCGGGTGGTGGAAAAGACCCAGCAGCTGCGGGTCGGCCAGGCGGACGACCCGGCCACCCAGGTGGGTCCCGTCATCGACCACGCGGCCTTCCAGAAGATCATGCGCTACATCGAGATCGGCCGCGGCGAGGGCCGGCTGGTGGCCGGCGGCCAGGGCGACGACCGCGAGGGCTACTTCATCCAGCCCACCGTCTTCGCCGACGTGGACGGCCGCGCCACCATCGCCCAGGAGGAGATCTTCGGGCCCGTGGTGGCCTTCATCCGCGCCCGCGACTTCGACCACGCCCTGGCCCTGGCCAACGACACCATGTACGGGCTGACGGGCTCCGTCTACGCCCGCGACCGGTACAAGCTGGAGCGCGCCAAGCGGGAGTTCCACGTGGGCAACCTGTACTTCAACCGCAAGTGCACCGGCGCCCTGGTGGGCGTGCACCCCTTCGGCGGCTGGAACATGTCCGGCACCGACGCCAAGGCCGGCGGGCCGGACTACCTGCTCTGGTTCCTGCAGCCCAAGGCGGTCTCGGAAAGGCTGTAG
- a CDS encoding Fur family transcriptional regulator, producing the protein MTIRRILETLAQHEYRLTWQRWAVAAAVVLNQDRLLTAEELYSQLKKDWPDIGLATVYRTLDLLVELGLVDRVQVGEGPTKYGLRNANLEIRQQLVCECCGEVAPVDDRQLEPLFKHLAHTSGYQISEIEIKVTGICPRCRSAARSGPASGAPASRSPGGGNAGAAAEGGEQATATLPRPTGSPAPVLPEDPGAGRAQAGDGA; encoded by the coding sequence GTGACCATCCGCAGGATCCTGGAGACCCTGGCCCAGCACGAGTACCGCCTGACCTGGCAGCGGTGGGCGGTGGCGGCAGCGGTGGTCCTCAATCAGGACCGCCTGCTGACGGCGGAAGAGCTCTACTCCCAGCTCAAAAAGGATTGGCCGGACATCGGCCTGGCCACGGTCTACCGCACCCTGGACCTGCTGGTCGAGCTGGGGCTGGTGGACCGGGTGCAGGTGGGTGAAGGGCCGACGAAATACGGGCTCCGCAACGCCAACCTGGAGATCCGCCAGCAGCTGGTGTGCGAGTGCTGCGGAGAGGTCGCCCCCGTCGACGACCGCCAGCTGGAGCCGCTGTTCAAGCACCTGGCCCACACCAGCGGCTATCAGATCTCCGAGATCGAAATCAAGGTGACCGGCATCTGCCCGCGCTGCCGCAGCGCCGCGCGCTCTGGCCCAGCTTCCGGGGCCCCCGCTTCCCGGTCCCCCGGAGGCGGCAACGCGGGAGCCGCCGCGGAGGGCGGGGAGCAGGCCACCGCCACCCTGCCGCGCCCCACAGGAAGCCCGGCGCCGGTTCTTCCCGAAGACCCCGGCGCGGGGCGCGCCCAGGCGGGGGACGGCGCCTAG
- a CDS encoding S1C family serine protease, with the protein MMQPFGWETAIVETLERVRPFLCHVAGTDRKRQTTAFGTGILFDHWHVICNAQTVDDAAEVVVTLPGGTKVDATVVGSDPVYFIAVLRLAERFPGPLPTWRPTAELRVGHFVVAAGYPLNLQLNATFGIVSTVDMTLYRPDRIPVDGLIVTQAPMHPGNTGGPLVTLDGAVAGVNGIPWSHGMSLAVQGDVVRRVVNQIIEFGRATHPWLGFSGQPDVVDPALAQLFALPVDRGLVVGHVADNGPGKRAGIKPFDMVVRADDQPVTHAGTIRKVLAYRRPGDRARLTVLRGGELIELEFPVEEIPRLASAS; encoded by the coding sequence ATGATGCAACCGTTCGGCTGGGAGACGGCCATTGTCGAAACCCTGGAGCGGGTGCGGCCGTTCCTCTGCCACGTGGCAGGGACCGACCGCAAGCGCCAGACCACGGCCTTTGGCACGGGGATCCTCTTCGACCACTGGCACGTGATCTGCAACGCCCAGACGGTGGACGACGCCGCCGAGGTGGTGGTGACCCTGCCCGGCGGAACCAAGGTGGATGCCACCGTCGTCGGGTCGGATCCGGTGTACTTCATCGCCGTGTTGCGGCTCGCCGAGCGGTTCCCGGGGCCCCTTCCCACCTGGCGGCCCACGGCCGAGCTGCGGGTGGGCCACTTCGTGGTGGCCGCGGGCTACCCTCTCAACCTGCAGCTCAACGCCACCTTCGGCATCGTCAGCACCGTGGACATGACCCTGTACCGTCCCGACCGCATTCCTGTGGACGGGTTGATCGTCACCCAGGCGCCCATGCACCCCGGCAACACCGGCGGGCCCCTGGTCACCCTGGACGGCGCCGTGGCCGGGGTCAACGGCATCCCCTGGTCCCACGGCATGAGCCTGGCGGTGCAGGGCGACGTGGTGCGCCGGGTGGTGAACCAGATCATCGAGTTCGGCCGTGCCACCCACCCCTGGTTGGGCTTCTCGGGCCAGCCCGACGTGGTGGACCCCGCCCTGGCCCAGCTCTTCGCCCTGCCGGTGGACCGCGGCCTGGTGGTCGGCCACGTGGCCGACAACGGGCCGGGCAAGCGGGCGGGCATCAAGCCCTTCGACATGGTGGTGCGCGCCGACGACCAGCCGGTGACCCACGCCGGGACCATCCGCAAGGTGCTGGCTTACCGGCGGCCGGGCGACCGGGCCCGGCTGACGGTGCTGCGGGGCGGCGAGCTGATCGAGCTGGAGTTCCCGGTGGAGGAGATCCCGCGCCTGGCGTCGGCGTCTTGA
- a CDS encoding ArsA family ATPase, with protein MQHIGAFLQEHPQLKFVFTGGKGGVGKTICAAVLAYHFAEQGKRTLLASLNPVHSLTSVFGQDLSGGQVRPVQGVPNLHAVEVDASDVVARYRENIGQRVKEFLKYADIPVDAKPFVDIAVTNPAFEESAMFDKMVDIMLREGQEYDILVFDTAAVANAVRLIGLSKIYGLWLQRMIESRKEALSLRVQLSFRKEKVMEEVKKDPMLADLIAMDERFKAVKRLLVDPNLTAFFFVTLPLALPISVVTRFIKMVRAYDIPVGGVLVNGVIRGEEVEKASGDEYLLNKYQEQAGYLERIQRELGDLVRAFLPLYKSEVHGLDALKQAVDDLFDPDQHWALAQVTG; from the coding sequence GTGCAGCATATCGGAGCCTTCTTGCAGGAGCACCCCCAGTTGAAATTCGTGTTCACCGGCGGCAAGGGTGGTGTGGGCAAGACCATCTGTGCCGCCGTGCTGGCGTACCATTTTGCCGAGCAGGGCAAGCGCACCCTGCTGGCCAGCCTGAACCCCGTGCATTCGCTGACGTCGGTGTTCGGCCAGGACCTGTCGGGCGGCCAGGTGCGCCCGGTACAGGGCGTACCCAACCTCCATGCCGTCGAGGTGGATGCCTCGGACGTGGTGGCCCGCTACCGGGAGAACATCGGCCAGCGGGTGAAGGAATTCCTCAAGTATGCGGACATCCCCGTCGATGCCAAGCCCTTCGTCGACATTGCCGTGACGAACCCTGCCTTCGAAGAGTCGGCCATGTTCGACAAGATGGTCGACATCATGCTGCGGGAGGGTCAGGAGTACGACATCTTGGTGTTCGATACGGCGGCGGTGGCCAACGCCGTGCGGCTCATCGGGTTGTCCAAGATCTACGGCCTGTGGCTCCAGCGGATGATCGAGTCGCGCAAGGAGGCGCTCTCGCTACGGGTGCAGCTGAGCTTCCGCAAGGAAAAGGTGATGGAAGAAGTCAAGAAGGACCCCATGCTGGCCGACCTGATCGCCATGGACGAGCGGTTTAAGGCGGTCAAGCGGCTGCTGGTCGACCCCAACCTGACCGCCTTCTTCTTCGTCACCCTGCCCCTGGCGTTGCCCATCTCCGTGGTCACCCGCTTCATCAAGATGGTGCGCGCCTATGACATTCCCGTGGGCGGGGTCCTGGTCAACGGTGTCATTCGCGGCGAAGAGGTGGAGAAAGCCAGCGGCGACGAGTACCTTCTGAACAAGTACCAGGAGCAGGCGGGCTATCTGGAGCGGATCCAGCGGGAACTGGGCGACCTGGTCCGCGCCTTCCTGCCCCTGTACAAGAGCGAGGTGCACGGCCTGGACGCCCTCAAGCAGGCGGTGGATGACCTCTTCGATCCCGACCAGCACTGGGCCCTGGCCCAGGTGACCGGGTGA